In one window of Azotobacter salinestris DNA:
- a CDS encoding NTP/NDP exchange transporter: MSATLSPLRRLAALINAGPGELAAALSGFALFFCLFAGYFMLRPIRESMGVMGGVENLQWLFSATFVVMLAAVPLFAWLNSRVPRAHFIDWVYGFFSLNLLLFAALFVGAEENVWLARTFYVWLSVYNLFVVSVAWSLMADVFDGHQAKRLFAFIAAGASVGGLTGPALSTLLVEALGQPGLLALSAGLLLAALALKQYLMHWRAVGGAGRPGAQPSESPRRPVPGNPFSGLTRVLGSPYLLGVGAFVILLATVSTFLYFEQARLVAELFPERSEQIRVFGLLDFVVQAGALLSQLFVTGRIAERLGVRVLLACVPVLMCLGFVVLALLPTFAVLAPLMVIRRIGEYAFVRPGREMLFAPLDAESKYKAKNFIDTVVYRGGDAVSGWVKSGLDLLGQGAWLAALVGAFCAALWGLLGWRLGGRADREASATAGETP; the protein is encoded by the coding sequence ATGTCAGCGACCCTGTCGCCACTGCGGCGCCTCGCCGCTCTGATCAACGCCGGTCCCGGCGAGCTGGCCGCGGCGCTGTCCGGCTTTGCGCTGTTCTTCTGCCTGTTCGCCGGCTATTTCATGCTGCGGCCGATCCGCGAATCGATGGGCGTGATGGGCGGGGTGGAGAACCTGCAGTGGCTGTTCAGCGCCACCTTCGTGGTCATGCTGGCCGCCGTGCCGCTGTTCGCCTGGCTGAATTCGAGGGTGCCGCGGGCGCACTTCATCGACTGGGTGTACGGCTTCTTCAGCCTCAACCTGCTGCTGTTCGCCGCGCTGTTCGTTGGCGCGGAGGAGAACGTCTGGCTGGCGCGGACCTTCTATGTCTGGCTGTCGGTGTACAACCTGTTCGTCGTCTCGGTGGCCTGGAGCCTGATGGCCGACGTGTTCGACGGCCATCAGGCCAAGCGGCTGTTCGCCTTCATCGCCGCCGGCGCCAGCGTCGGCGGCCTCACCGGGCCGGCGCTGAGCACCCTGCTGGTGGAGGCGCTCGGCCAGCCCGGTCTGCTGGCGCTGTCCGCCGGCCTGCTGCTGGCGGCACTGGCGCTCAAGCAGTACCTGATGCACTGGCGCGCCGTCGGCGGCGCCGGCCGGCCCGGCGCGCAGCCGTCGGAGAGTCCGCGCCGGCCGGTGCCGGGCAATCCGTTCAGCGGCCTGACCCGGGTGCTCGGCTCGCCCTACCTGCTGGGCGTCGGCGCCTTCGTGATCCTGCTGGCGACGGTCAGCACCTTTCTCTATTTCGAGCAGGCGCGCCTGGTCGCCGAGCTGTTTCCCGAGCGCAGCGAGCAGATCCGCGTGTTCGGCCTGCTCGATTTCGTGGTGCAGGCCGGCGCGCTGCTGTCGCAGCTGTTCGTCACCGGGCGCATCGCCGAGCGCCTGGGCGTGCGGGTGCTGCTGGCCTGCGTGCCGGTGCTGATGTGCCTGGGCTTCGTTGTCCTGGCGCTGCTGCCGACCTTCGCCGTGCTGGCGCCGCTGATGGTCATCCGGCGCATCGGCGAGTACGCCTTCGTGCGGCCGGGGCGGGAGATGCTGTTCGCCCCGCTGGATGCCGAGAGCAAGTACAAGGCGAAGAACTTCATCGACACCGTGGTCTACCGCGGCGGCGACGCCGTCAGCGGCTGGGTCAAGAGCGGGCTCGACCTGCTCGGCCAGGGCGCCTGGCTGGCGGCGCTGGTCGGTGCATTCTGCGCCGCGCTCTGGGGACTGCTCGGCTGGCGGCTGGGCGGGCGGGCCGACCGCGAGGCGTCCGCTACAGCGGGCGAGACGCCCTGA
- a CDS encoding polysaccharide lyase family 7 protein, giving the protein MATIDLTRVNLTTPEAITDGSAKTYWPGEFPENEFFKTLPSGELELWAPTKGASTESTDRTRTEFREIVPGTRTLRNFTLASKPNHYLRSALTMKSLPSTGKTVIGQIHVVNNDRPPLKLFFDNGKIRVGFRKTYNQVDPVNYVILQSVPLNSSFSYSIFASSTRAVKVSVQHGDRAGSIDLSFDSTWDSKNLYFKAGVYNQEDPVATTLLTEGSRAIWHSMELLHY; this is encoded by the coding sequence ATGGCTACCATCGATCTGACCCGCGTGAATCTGACCACCCCCGAGGCCATCACGGACGGCTCGGCCAAGACCTACTGGCCCGGCGAATTCCCCGAGAACGAGTTCTTCAAGACGCTGCCGAGCGGCGAGCTGGAGCTGTGGGCACCGACCAAAGGGGCGAGCACCGAGAGCACCGACAGGACCCGCACCGAATTCCGGGAAATCGTTCCCGGCACCCGCACGCTGCGCAATTTCACCCTGGCCTCCAAACCGAACCACTACCTGCGCTCGGCGCTGACCATGAAGTCCCTGCCGAGTACCGGCAAGACCGTCATCGGCCAGATCCACGTGGTCAACAACGACCGGCCGCCGCTGAAGCTGTTCTTCGACAACGGCAAGATCCGGGTCGGCTTTCGCAAGACCTACAATCAGGTGGACCCGGTGAACTACGTGATCCTGCAGAGCGTCCCGCTGAATTCCAGCTTCTCGTACAGCATCTTCGCCTCCTCGACCCGCGCGGTGAAGGTGAGCGTGCAGCATGGGGACCGTGCCGGCTCGATCGATCTCAGCTTCGACAGCACCTGGGACAGCAAGAACCTCTACTTCAAGGCCGGGGTGTACAACCAGGAGGATCCGGTCGCTACCACGCTGCTGACCGAGGGCAGCCGGGCCATCTGGCACAGCATGGAGCTGCTGCATTACTGA
- a CDS encoding cytochrome b/b6 domain-containing protein yields the protein MSDTIKVWDAPLRLFHWSLALAVGGAMLSGWLGGNLMVWHGRLGLLILGLLAFRLLWGLLGSTYARWSRILAAPLRLGDYLGGRWREVGHNPLGALSVLALLGLLAFQTLSGLMASDDIAFQGPLYRLVEADTSAWLTGLHRQAWWLLLGLIGLHLLAILFYALVRRQPLVRAMIGGRSPRIHPEQREASGGAPWALAVALAGALLLVWGVQSAVVWLAPPPAPEVPATLDW from the coding sequence ATGTCCGACACTATCAAGGTCTGGGACGCACCGCTGCGTCTGTTTCACTGGTCGCTGGCGCTGGCCGTCGGCGGCGCCATGCTCAGCGGCTGGCTGGGCGGCAATCTGATGGTCTGGCACGGCCGGCTGGGCCTGCTGATCCTCGGCCTGCTGGCGTTCCGCCTGCTCTGGGGCCTGCTCGGCTCGACCTACGCGCGCTGGTCGCGGATTCTCGCCGCGCCCCTGCGCCTGGGCGACTACCTGGGCGGGCGCTGGCGGGAGGTCGGACACAATCCGCTGGGCGCCCTGTCGGTGCTGGCGCTGCTCGGCCTGCTGGCTTTCCAGACCCTGAGCGGGCTGATGGCCAGTGACGACATCGCCTTCCAGGGGCCGCTGTACCGGTTGGTGGAGGCCGACACCAGCGCCTGGCTGACCGGTCTGCACCGGCAGGCCTGGTGGCTGCTGCTGGGGCTGATCGGCCTGCATCTGCTGGCGATCCTCTTCTACGCTCTGGTGCGTCGGCAGCCGCTGGTGCGGGCGATGATCGGCGGGCGCAGCCCGCGGATCCATCCGGAGCAGCGCGAGGCCAGCGGCGGGGCGCCCTGGGCGCTGGCCGTGGCGCTGGCCGGCGCCTTGCTATTGGTCTGGGGCGTGCAGTCGGCGGTCGTCTGGCTGGCACCGCCGCCCGCCCCGGAGGTGCCGGCGACGCTCGACTGGTAG
- a CDS encoding c-type cytochrome — MIGGLGAALLLAALGVQAQLKPEDQIKYRQAGYNFMAWNMGRIKAQVVDGSVPYNKDQVAAAASAIAAIANSGMGSLFAPGTATDKMGDKTRLKPEFFQNLDQANKLARDFTGAVNKLASETASGDQARIKTAFGAVGKTCKACHDQFRTD; from the coding sequence ATGATCGGCGGCCTCGGTGCCGCCCTGCTGCTGGCCGCCCTGGGTGTCCAGGCCCAGCTCAAGCCGGAGGACCAGATCAAGTACCGCCAGGCCGGCTACAACTTCATGGCCTGGAACATGGGCAGGATCAAGGCTCAGGTCGTGGACGGCAGCGTGCCCTACAACAAGGATCAGGTAGCCGCCGCCGCTAGCGCCATCGCCGCCATCGCCAATTCCGGCATGGGTTCCCTGTTCGCCCCCGGCACCGCCACGGACAAGATGGGCGACAAGACCAGGCTCAAGCCGGAGTTCTTCCAAAACCTCGACCAAGCCAACAAGCTGGCCCGCGACTTCACCGGCGCCGTCAACAAGCTGGCCAGCGAGACGGCCAGCGGCGACCAGGCGCGCATCAAGACCGCCTTCGGCGCGGTCGGCAAGACCTGCAAGGCCTGCCACGACCAGTTCCGCACGGACTGA
- a CDS encoding alpha/beta fold hydrolase, producing MNEAPFDSTTALALFLVAALLALALYNFYRTRQAEREHPPSGQFITVDGVRLHYLDRGQGSPVVLLHGNAVTAEDYVLSGVFERAAKVHRVLAFDRPGYGYSDRPFGSLWTPARQAELLHRALVQLGVERPVIVGHSWGTLVALKMALNHPDAVAGLVLLGGYYAATARLDVLAAAPPAIPLLGDALRHTLTPLLNGPLLPLNFKVMFAPLPVPERFQREFPHQFPLRPLQIRAESQDAVTLIPAVMKMRERYCELRLPIVIMAGTRDLVVRHDRHAEWLHEQLPGSHLQLIPDAGHMVHYAAPGQVVAAIERVVAEALPRQAEPAGDDRPGAASFREDAQRRA from the coding sequence ATGAATGAAGCCCCGTTCGACTCCACCACGGCCCTGGCGCTGTTCCTCGTGGCAGCTCTGCTGGCCCTGGCCCTCTACAACTTCTACCGGACCCGCCAGGCCGAGCGCGAACACCCGCCGAGCGGGCAGTTCATCACGGTGGACGGGGTGCGCCTGCACTACCTCGACCGCGGCCAGGGCTCGCCGGTCGTGCTGCTGCACGGCAATGCGGTGACCGCCGAGGACTACGTGCTGAGCGGGGTGTTCGAGCGGGCCGCCAAGGTGCACCGGGTCCTGGCCTTCGACCGTCCCGGCTACGGCTACAGCGACCGGCCGTTCGGCAGCCTGTGGACCCCAGCCCGGCAGGCCGAGCTGCTGCACCGGGCGCTTGTGCAGCTCGGCGTCGAGCGCCCGGTGATCGTCGGGCATTCCTGGGGGACGCTCGTTGCGCTGAAGATGGCCCTGAACCATCCGGACGCCGTGGCCGGCCTGGTGCTGCTCGGCGGCTACTACGCGGCGACCGCCCGCCTCGACGTGCTGGCCGCGGCTCCGCCGGCGATTCCCCTGCTCGGCGACGCCCTGCGCCATACCCTGACACCGCTGCTGAACGGCCCCCTGCTGCCGCTGAACTTCAAGGTGATGTTCGCCCCGCTTCCGGTTCCGGAGCGCTTCCAGCGCGAATTTCCCCACCAGTTCCCCCTCCGGCCGCTGCAGATCCGCGCCGAGTCCCAGGATGCCGTGACCCTGATCCCGGCCGTGATGAAGATGCGCGAGCGCTACTGCGAACTGCGCTTGCCGATCGTGATCATGGCCGGCACCCGGGATCTGGTGGTCAGGCACGACCGGCACGCCGAGTGGCTCCACGAACAGCTGCCGGGCAGCCATCTGCAGCTGATCCCCGATGCCGGGCACATGGTGCACTACGCCGCGCCGGGCCAGGTGGTCGCGGCCATCGAGCGCGTCGTGGCCGAAGCGCTCCCCCGGCAGGCGGAGCCCGCCGGGGACGACCGGCCCGGCGCGGCGTCCTTCCGCGAAGACGCGCAGCGCCGGGCCTGA
- the gabD gene encoding NADP-dependent succinate-semialdehyde dehydrogenase: protein MQLNDARLFRQQAYIEGSWLDADSGQTLAVNNPASNESLGSVPKMGTAETRRAIEAAERALPAWRALTAKERAGKLRRWFELLLEHQDDLARLMTLEQGKPLAEARGEIAYAASFLEWFAEEAKRVYGDTIPGHQADKRILVIKQPIGVCAAITPWNFPAAMITRKAGPALAAGCTLVLKPASQTPFSALALAELAERAGIPAGVLNVVTGSAAEIGGELTANPTVRKLSFTGSTEIGRQLMAQCAKDIKKVSLELGGNAPFIVFDDADLDAAVEGALASKYRNAGQTCVCANRLYVQDGIYDAFAAKLKAAVARLKVGNGLEEGVTIGPLIDDKAVDKVQEHIADAVSRGARVIAGGRPHALGGTFFEPTILAEVPADARVAREETFGPLAPLFRFRDDAEAIALANATEFGLAAYFYARDLSRVFRVAESLEYGIVGVNTGLISTEVAPFGGVKASGLGREGSRYGIEDYLEIKYLCLGGI, encoded by the coding sequence ATGCAATTGAACGATGCCCGGCTGTTCCGCCAACAGGCTTACATCGAGGGTAGCTGGCTGGATGCCGACAGCGGGCAGACCCTCGCGGTGAACAATCCGGCCAGCAACGAGAGCCTCGGCAGCGTGCCGAAGATGGGCACGGCCGAGACCCGCCGCGCCATCGAGGCCGCCGAGCGGGCGCTGCCGGCCTGGCGCGCGCTGACCGCCAAGGAGCGTGCGGGCAAGCTGCGCCGCTGGTTCGAGCTGCTGCTCGAGCATCAGGACGATCTGGCCCGGCTGATGACCCTGGAGCAGGGCAAGCCGCTGGCCGAGGCGCGCGGAGAAATCGCCTACGCCGCCTCCTTCCTCGAATGGTTCGCCGAGGAGGCCAAGCGTGTGTATGGCGACACCATTCCCGGCCACCAGGCGGACAAGCGCATCCTGGTGATCAAGCAGCCGATCGGTGTCTGCGCGGCGATTACCCCGTGGAACTTTCCCGCGGCGATGATCACCCGCAAGGCCGGGCCGGCGCTGGCCGCCGGCTGCACCCTGGTGCTCAAGCCGGCTTCGCAGACGCCCTTCTCGGCGCTGGCGCTGGCCGAGCTGGCCGAGCGCGCGGGCATCCCGGCCGGGGTGCTGAACGTGGTCACCGGCAGCGCTGCCGAGATCGGCGGCGAGCTGACCGCCAATCCTACGGTGCGCAAGCTGTCCTTCACCGGCTCCACCGAGATCGGCCGCCAACTGATGGCCCAGTGCGCCAAGGACATCAAGAAGGTTTCCCTGGAGCTGGGCGGCAACGCACCCTTCATCGTCTTCGACGATGCCGATCTGGATGCAGCGGTGGAGGGCGCGCTGGCCTCGAAATACCGCAATGCCGGACAGACCTGCGTCTGTGCCAACCGCCTGTACGTGCAGGACGGCATCTACGACGCTTTCGCCGCGAAGCTCAAGGCCGCGGTGGCGCGCCTGAAGGTCGGCAACGGCCTGGAGGAGGGCGTGACCATCGGCCCGCTGATCGACGACAAGGCGGTGGACAAGGTGCAGGAGCACATCGCCGATGCGGTCTCCCGCGGCGCCCGGGTGATCGCCGGCGGCCGGCCCCATGCGCTCGGCGGCACCTTCTTCGAGCCGACCATCCTCGCCGAGGTGCCGGCCGATGCGCGGGTCGCCCGCGAGGAAACCTTCGGGCCGCTGGCGCCGCTGTTCCGCTTCAGGGACGACGCCGAGGCGATCGCCCTGGCCAACGCCACCGAGTTCGGCCTGGCCGCCTATTTCTACGCCCGCGACCTCTCCCGGGTATTCCGCGTGGCCGAGTCGCTGGAGTACGGCATCGTCGGCGTCAACACCGGGCTGATTTCCACCGAGGTGGCGCCGTTCGGCGGGGTCAAGGCTTCGGGCCTGGGCCGCGAGGGCTCCAGGTACGGCATCGAGGATTATCTGGAGATCAAGTATCTCTGCCTCGGCGGCATCTGA
- a CDS encoding OsmC family protein, with translation MSDTERVTLTLQQLEDYRCSLDFGDGQPPLIVDEPPPLGSGQGPSPVQLLLSAVANCLTASLLFALRKFKQDAEPLQCQASAEIGRNAQNRLRVLGIGIELQLGRRAAELEHLPRILGQFEEFCTVGRSVAQGIPVRLWVRDAEGTLLKQPED, from the coding sequence ATGAGCGACACCGAACGCGTCACCCTGACCCTGCAGCAGCTGGAAGACTACCGCTGCAGCCTCGACTTCGGCGACGGCCAGCCGCCGCTGATCGTCGACGAACCGCCACCGCTGGGCAGCGGCCAGGGTCCGAGCCCGGTGCAGCTGCTGCTCTCCGCCGTAGCCAACTGCCTGACCGCCAGCCTGCTGTTCGCCCTGCGCAAGTTCAAGCAGGACGCCGAGCCCCTGCAATGCCAGGCCAGCGCCGAAATCGGCCGCAACGCGCAGAACCGCCTGCGCGTGCTGGGCATCGGCATCGAACTGCAGCTCGGCCGCCGCGCCGCGGAGCTGGAGCACCTGCCGCGCATCCTCGGGCAGTTCGAGGAGTTCTGCACGGTCGGCCGCAGCGTGGCCCAGGGCATCCCGGTCCGCCTGTGGGTCCGCGATGCCGAAGGCACACTGCTCAAGCAGCCGGAGGACTGA
- a CDS encoding polysaccharide lyase family 7 protein — translation MIDLSYWNLTTPEVTAAGGAITYWPEFPTCDYFSILESGDLALWAPTKGATTTNSERTRTEFREIVPGTTTLKNWQLGEYVSQYLRVAMTMRQVTPNGKVVIGQIHVKDISRPMLKILWDNGSIRAKVRQHCNQTSDPDFVLLEGIPLDERISFSVGVSQGGVVSINLAHGARRGECRFNMLPSYVGRLLYFKAGLYNQEDATDLTPPDAGSRAIIHKLETERT, via the coding sequence ATGATCGATCTCAGCTACTGGAATCTCACCACCCCGGAAGTCACCGCCGCCGGAGGGGCCATTACCTACTGGCCCGAATTCCCGACCTGCGACTATTTCTCCATCCTCGAAAGCGGCGACCTTGCCCTCTGGGCGCCGACCAAAGGCGCCACGACTACAAACTCCGAACGCACCCGCACGGAGTTCCGCGAGATCGTCCCCGGCACCACGACCCTGAAGAACTGGCAACTCGGCGAATACGTGTCCCAGTACCTGCGCGTGGCCATGACCATGCGCCAGGTCACCCCGAACGGCAAGGTGGTCATCGGGCAGATCCATGTGAAGGACATCAGCCGGCCGATGCTGAAGATCCTCTGGGACAACGGCTCCATCCGCGCCAAGGTGCGCCAGCACTGCAACCAGACGAGCGATCCGGATTTCGTCCTGCTGGAAGGCATTCCCCTCGACGAGCGCATCAGCTTTTCCGTCGGGGTGAGCCAGGGCGGGGTGGTTTCGATCAATCTCGCCCACGGCGCGCGCCGAGGCGAGTGCCGCTTCAACATGCTGCCGTCCTACGTGGGACGCCTGCTCTACTTCAAGGCCGGGCTCTACAACCAGGAAGACGCCACCGACCTGACTCCGCCGGACGCCGGGTCGCGGGCGATCATCCACAAGCTCGAAACGGAACGCACCTGA
- a CDS encoding holin family protein — protein sequence MSLLSTAGALLPTVSHLLDRVIPDPEAKARAQLELLRLQQDDAFKELDTALQTNLAQAKINEVEAASQSGFQAGWRPLAGYVCVAGLAYEFLIRPLLPWLLTVAGVTNAPPLPSLDDVLFELIFGMLGLGTLRTVERWKRVSAIAPR from the coding sequence ATGAGCCTGCTCTCCACCGCCGGCGCCCTGCTGCCGACCGTCAGCCATCTGCTCGACCGGGTGATTCCCGATCCCGAGGCCAAGGCCAGGGCGCAGCTCGAGCTGCTCAGGCTCCAGCAGGACGACGCTTTCAAGGAGCTGGACACGGCCCTGCAGACGAACCTTGCGCAGGCGAAGATCAACGAGGTCGAAGCCGCCAGCCAGTCCGGATTCCAGGCCGGCTGGCGACCGCTGGCGGGCTACGTGTGCGTGGCGGGCCTCGCCTACGAGTTCCTGATCAGGCCGCTGCTGCCCTGGCTGCTGACCGTGGCCGGCGTCACCAATGCGCCGCCGCTGCCCTCGCTCGACGATGTGCTGTTCGAGCTGATCTTCGGGATGCTCGGGCTCGGCACCCTGCGCACGGTCGAGCGCTGGAAGCGGGTCAGCGCGATCGCCCCCCGGTGA
- a CDS encoding RNA-guided endonuclease InsQ/TnpB family protein, which translates to MRQAKTLKVRIRDKHAPLLRQMARSVNCVWNYLNALSCRAIRERGLFLSAYDMDRYTQGSGKELGLHSQTLQEVSREYATRRKQFRKARLNWRKSGGVRRSLGWIPFKSGAVQWKSGQVCHNGHCFKVWDSYGLGQYKFRSGSFSEDARGRWYFNVVVEVEVQPSLGQGAVGIDLGLKDVATCSDGTKLENGRFYRDLEPKLAIAQRAGKKARTRAIHARIANCRKDALHQFSRQLVNRYGEIHVGDVSSAKFAKTPMAKSVLDAGWGQLKTLLEYKCAHAGIVFRVVDERYTTQACSNCGALPDSRPKGIAGLGMRDWTCSVCGVTHDRDVNAARNILAAGHGRPVVGIPFLSA; encoded by the coding sequence ATGAGGCAGGCCAAGACCCTGAAGGTTCGTATTCGAGACAAGCACGCGCCGCTGCTCCGGCAGATGGCCCGCAGCGTGAACTGCGTCTGGAACTATCTGAACGCACTCAGCTGCCGAGCCATTCGGGAGCGCGGTCTGTTTCTGTCCGCCTACGACATGGACCGCTACACCCAGGGCTCCGGCAAAGAGCTGGGGCTCCATTCCCAGACGCTGCAAGAGGTGTCGCGGGAGTACGCCACGCGCCGCAAGCAGTTCAGGAAGGCTCGCCTCAACTGGCGCAAGTCAGGGGGTGTCCGTCGCTCGCTGGGCTGGATTCCCTTCAAGTCGGGCGCCGTTCAATGGAAAAGCGGGCAGGTCTGTCACAATGGCCACTGCTTCAAGGTCTGGGACAGCTACGGCCTGGGCCAGTACAAGTTCCGCTCGGGCAGCTTCAGCGAGGATGCACGCGGCCGCTGGTATTTCAATGTCGTCGTCGAGGTCGAGGTGCAGCCGTCGCTCGGGCAGGGGGCGGTCGGCATCGACCTGGGGCTCAAGGACGTGGCCACCTGCAGCGACGGCACGAAACTGGAGAACGGCCGCTTCTACCGTGACCTGGAGCCGAAGCTGGCCATCGCCCAGAGGGCCGGGAAGAAGGCCCGTACCCGGGCGATCCACGCCAGGATCGCCAACTGCCGCAAGGATGCCCTGCACCAATTCAGCCGGCAACTGGTGAACCGGTACGGCGAAATCCATGTGGGCGATGTGTCGTCCGCAAAATTCGCGAAGACCCCAATGGCCAAGTCGGTGCTCGATGCCGGCTGGGGCCAGTTGAAGACGCTGCTGGAATACAAGTGCGCTCACGCAGGCATCGTCTTCAGGGTGGTCGACGAGCGCTACACCACCCAAGCCTGTTCGAATTGCGGCGCTCTGCCCGATTCGCGGCCGAAAGGTATCGCAGGACTTGGAATGAGGGACTGGACCTGCAGTGTGTGCGGTGTCACGCACGACCGCGACGTGAACGCGGCCAGGAACATTCTCGCGGCCGGGCATGGCCGTCCAGTAGTGGGAATCCCCTTCCTTTCCGCCTAG
- a CDS encoding DUF3037 domain-containing protein yields the protein MSSTARLRTRLIEQQPKPQLVTGRWRTISLCLDEDAGEFFNVGVLFVHDEQVEVRMLDNFDRLKCLFDGRIDVDELFRTLHEIEVAILLHGPELPDELGSTIRLGVPLYASGFSAREVLDEFFADVVTLGRPRRGTREVAFRYQSTLKLRNSIFNFMQKRMQAQASRIIRPARYELRLGSGHRFEMDIPLMSDTASGSIVSGWYKNPLVVKNSLLQASADLNLMRSNTQRDQAVISILVPDRESGLTTKEYGRLLDTTREQLERIRATGIEIIEASSTLELAELTSAWWGNCCT from the coding sequence ATGAGCTCCACCGCACGACTTCGCACGCGCTTGATCGAGCAACAACCGAAGCCGCAGTTGGTCACGGGTCGATGGCGCACTATCAGCCTGTGTCTGGATGAAGATGCCGGCGAGTTTTTCAATGTCGGCGTGTTGTTCGTCCATGACGAGCAGGTCGAAGTACGCATGCTCGACAACTTCGACCGCTTGAAATGTCTCTTCGACGGCCGCATCGATGTCGACGAGCTGTTTCGCACGCTCCACGAGATCGAGGTCGCCATTCTCCTCCATGGTCCGGAACTGCCGGACGAGCTGGGCAGCACCATTCGCCTCGGCGTGCCCCTGTACGCCTCGGGATTCAGCGCCAGGGAGGTGCTGGACGAGTTCTTCGCCGATGTCGTGACCCTGGGCAGACCGAGGCGCGGTACCCGGGAAGTTGCATTCCGTTATCAATCCACCCTGAAGCTGCGCAACAGCATCTTCAACTTCATGCAAAAGCGGATGCAGGCTCAGGCTTCGCGAATCATTCGGCCGGCGCGTTATGAGCTGAGGCTCGGCAGCGGTCACCGCTTTGAAATGGATATACCGCTGATGAGCGATACGGCTTCGGGCAGTATCGTTTCTGGTTGGTACAAGAACCCTTTGGTAGTCAAGAACAGTCTGCTCCAGGCTTCGGCGGATCTGAATCTCATGCGCAGCAATACGCAGCGCGATCAGGCGGTAATATCGATTCTGGTGCCCGACAGGGAAAGTGGATTGACGACCAAGGAATACGGAAGACTGCTGGATACCACCCGCGAACAACTGGAGCGTATCCGCGCAACGGGCATCGAGATCATCGAAGCCAGCTCCACTCTGGAACTTGCCGAGCTGACCAGCGCCTGGTGGGGCAATTGCTGTACCTGA
- a CDS encoding helix-turn-helix domain-containing protein, producing MNITDRMTRLILARRPRVGARGIRRAIADACGISYEAVRQWFSGNTGSIRNENLIAIAETFDTTIDWLLAGDGEPPHRAPAEGGGTLLAEHVPSLSLDAIASPRSRLFLERIASAAAEGRLSEDDLALLDQIATRLESASGRAVSPDNSESHQRLRNKLRRNDPTAR from the coding sequence ATGAACATCACGGATCGAATGACGCGGTTGATTCTGGCGAGAAGGCCAAGGGTCGGCGCGCGCGGGATAAGACGGGCGATCGCCGATGCCTGCGGCATCAGCTACGAAGCCGTGCGGCAATGGTTTTCGGGGAATACCGGAAGCATCAGGAACGAGAACCTGATCGCCATTGCCGAGACCTTCGATACCACGATCGACTGGCTGCTGGCGGGCGACGGGGAACCTCCCCACCGGGCCCCGGCCGAAGGCGGCGGCACCCTCCTTGCCGAGCACGTGCCGAGCCTTTCCCTAGACGCCATCGCCTCGCCCCGCTCGCGGCTGTTTCTGGAGCGGATCGCTAGCGCCGCGGCCGAGGGCCGGCTGAGCGAGGACGATCTGGCGCTGCTGGATCAGATCGCCACGCGCCTCGAAAGCGCGTCCGGGCGGGCGGTCTCCCCGGACAATTCGGAGAGTCATCAGCGCTTGAGGAACAAGCTCAGGAGAAATGATCCCACTGCTCGGTAG
- a CDS encoding aldo/keto reductase — MHTRRQFLQRAALLAALAATGPLLRSRALAAEPLLARRIPSSGEELPAIGLGTSRTHDVALDEESLAPLLEVLRTLVEGGGSLVDTAPSYGRAERVTGELARRLGVRDRLFLASKVSSSGREAGRRQIEASFKALQTDRIDLMQVHNLQDTATQLALLRELKAQGRLRYIGVTHYRDSAHDDLLTVLRREKVDFVQFNYSVGERNAEKRLLPFCADHGIATLINRPFMRGELFARVKGRPLPPLAQELGASSWAQLLLKYILAEPAVTAVIPATDKPRYMADNLLAGQGRLPDAGQRAQIVELFS; from the coding sequence ATGCATACCCGTCGCCAGTTCCTGCAACGTGCCGCCCTGCTCGCCGCCCTGGCGGCCACGGGCCCGCTGCTGCGCTCGCGCGCTCTGGCTGCCGAGCCGCTGCTCGCCCGGCGCATTCCCTCTAGCGGCGAGGAGCTGCCGGCAATCGGCCTGGGGACCTCGCGGACCCACGATGTCGCGCTCGACGAGGAGTCCCTGGCGCCCCTGCTGGAGGTGCTGCGCACCCTGGTCGAGGGCGGCGGCAGCCTGGTCGACACCGCGCCGAGCTACGGCCGCGCCGAGCGGGTCACCGGCGAGCTGGCTCGGCGCCTCGGCGTGCGCGACCGGCTGTTCCTCGCCAGCAAGGTGTCTTCCAGTGGGCGCGAGGCCGGCCGCCGGCAGATCGAGGCCAGCTTCAAGGCGCTGCAGACCGACCGCATCGATCTGATGCAGGTGCACAACCTGCAGGACACCGCCACCCAGCTGGCCCTGCTGCGCGAGCTGAAGGCGCAGGGGCGGCTGCGCTACATCGGCGTGACCCACTATCGGGACTCGGCCCACGACGACCTGCTGACGGTGCTGCGCCGGGAGAAGGTCGACTTCGTGCAGTTCAACTACTCGGTCGGCGAGCGCAACGCCGAGAAGCGCCTGCTGCCGTTCTGCGCCGATCACGGCATCGCCACCCTGATCAACCGGCCGTTCATGCGCGGCGAGCTGTTCGCCCGGGTCAAGGGCCGGCCGCTGCCGCCGCTGGCGCAGGAGCTGGGCGCGAGCTCCTGGGCGCAGCTGCTGCTCAAGTACATCCTCGCCGAGCCGGCGGTCACCGCGGTGATTCCGGCCACCGACAAGCCGCGCTACATGGCCGACAACCTGCTCGCCGGCCAGGGCCGCCTGCCGGATGCCGGGCAGCGCGCGCAGATCGTCGAGCTGTTCTCCTGA